Part of the Sulfurimonas denitrificans DSM 1251 genome is shown below.
ACATAGGGTCATAATACTCCTCCAAGAGGAACTTAGCCCACTCTTTGTATCCATCATACGAACCGCTTTTTTTTTGCTCATCTAGTGCGCTCTCAAATATAGCGGTTACTTTTGTGTATTTTTCATTTCCCAAGCGTCTTACTATTCTCTTCATTGCGTTTTGTATGCTCTGACTCCACTCTTCAAGTACAAAATCAAAACCAGCCTCTAAATAAGCCTCTTGTGCTTGAACTACATACTCATTAAGTGTTATCTCAACTCTCTTATCTATTTGAGTCTCAAGAATGATAAGAGGCGCATTAATAGCTGTAGAGATAAGATTCTCTGGCATAAAAGCATTGCCTATATGTTTTCCCTCATCCTCAAAAACAAGAGTTTTAAACCCATCCTCTATTTTTTGAATCAACTCATAAGCCAAATTATTTTCAAAATCTATTTGCATTGGTTGAGCGTTTAATTTGCTGCCAAAAGATGAGCCTCTGTGGTTTGCTAAACCTTCAAGATCGATTGAATTTTTCATCTTCTCAAGTACTATTGTCTTGCCTGAACCTGTTCTTCCACCTAGTATTATGGGTTTAAAGTGCTGGGTCGATTCACTTAACTTATTTATGAGATAAGTTCTAAATGCTTTATATCCGCCCTTTAGTCGCAGTATCTCTTTTCCTCTTACATGTAACCACTCTTGAGAAATTTTAGAGCGCTGTCCACCTCTAAAGCAGTAAAGCAGAGCATTCGGATTTGCATCCATAAACGCTATCCAAGCCTTTATGCGCTCCTCTTTTATATCTCCACTAACCATGCTATGCCCTAGTTCTACGGCTTTTGCATTGCCTTCATTTTTATAGCATATTCCTATTTTATGACGCTCTTCATCATTCATTATAGGCAAATTTACAGCATTTAAAAATGCACCTTTTTTAAACTCTACGGGAGCACGAACATCAAGAAGTGGGGTTTTGTTTAAGACAATTGATTTAAAATCATCAAACAAAAGAGTCACTATAAAACCTCTATCACATGTTTTCTTCGTGGAGTTGTCTCACCTATTGGCTCAAGATTTAATCCAAACTCTTTGGCACTCTTATAAAACTCATCTAAGCCGCTTTTTTTGACAAAAACTAAAAGCCCACCTGATGTTTGTGCGTCACAAAGTATCTCTCTTTGTCTATCGCTTATTTGAGAGATTTTATGACCATAACTCATAAAGTTTTTACGAGAGCCACCAGGAATACAACCTTGAGCTCTATATTTTTCAACATTTTGAAGAAGTGGAACTTTTTCAAACCAGATATTTGCACTTATGCCACTAGCTTCACAAACCTCACTCAAATGCCCCAAAAGACCAAACCCTGTAACATCTGTCATAGTTAAAACACTATCTAGTGTGGCAAAAATAGCTCCTGCTCTGTTTAATGTAGCCATCGCTTCAATGGCTACATCAATATCGCCATCTTCTATCTTTTTTTGTTTTTGCGCTGTTGTAAGTATGCCAATTCCGATTGATTTTGTGATAAATATATAGCAATCATCTGTTGCAGAGCTGTTTTTCATAAGGTTTTTATTATCAACTATTCCAGTTACTGCAAGCCCAAAAATTGGCTCTGGAGAGTCTATGGAGTGTCCTCCAGCAAGAGGAATACCAGCATCTTCACAAGCAGCACGACCACCATCAATCACCTGACGTGCCACCTCTGATGATAGCTTCTCTATCGGCCATCCAAAGATAGATATTGCCATGAGAGGCTTCCCGCCCATAGCGTAGATATCACTAAGCGCATTTGTAGCAGCAATCCGCCCAAAAGTAAAAGCATCATCCACAATTGGCATAAAAAAATCCGTTGTAGAGAGAACTGATGTCCCATTACCCAAATCATAAGCCGCCGCATCATCTTTATGCTCATTTCCAACAAGAAGCTGGGGATAGAGAGTGCTTGAAATATCTGTTTTTAGTATCTCATCAAGCAGCATTGGAGATATTTTACATCCACACCCTGCCCCGTGACTATACTCTGTAAGTTTTATCTCTTCCACTATCTTCCTTTTATTTTGTTGTTTTATTTATGAAGCAGAAGCTCTTTAGCTAAGTACTCGCCAGTATAACTTCCTGATTTTTTATGGTTTTTAGCAACCTCTTCAGGGTTACCCTCCGCTATAATCAAGCCGCCGCCGCTTCCGCCTTCTGGACCCATATCTATGATGTAATCAGCATTTTTTATCATATCTAAGTTATGCTCTATTATTAAAACACTGTTTCCTAGCTCTACAAACTTGTGTAAAACTCCTGTAAGCCTATCAACATCTGCGAAATGAAGCCCAGTTGTTGGCTCATCAAGGATATATAGCGTTTTGCCTGTATCTTTACGGCTTAACTCTTTACTTAGCTTGATTCTTTGTGCTTCACCGCCTGAGAGTGTTACTGCATTTTGTCCTAAAGTAATATAACCAAGACCTACATCAACTAAAGTTGAGAGGATTTGATTTAGTTTTGGTATCGCTTTAAAAAACTCATAAGCCTCTTCAACACTCATATTTAAGACATCTGAGATATTTTTACCTTTGTAGTAAACCTCTAGCGTCTGCTGATTGTATCTTGTGCCATTACATGTATCGCACTTAACCATAATATCTGGCAAGAAGTGCATCTCTATCTTATTTTCGCCCTCTCCTTGACACTTCTCACATCGTCCGCCTCGAACATTAAAACTAAATCTTGAGCTTGTATATCCTCTGATTTGTGCCTCTTTTGTCTGCTCAAAAAGATTTCGTATCTCATCCATTAAACCAGTATAAGTTGCTGGATTTGAGCGTGGAGTTCGTCCTATTGGGCTTTGATCAAGATATATTACTTTATCAACATGTTCAAGCCCATTTATCTCTACACCAGCTACTTTATTTACTTTTCTTGCATGATTTAAGAGCTCTCTTGCAGTTGGAAGGAGTGTTTGAAGCATAAGAGAACTCTTTCCGCTCCCACTTACTCCTGTTATGCAGACGAAATTATTTAGAGGTATTTTTACATTTAAATTATTGATATTATTTAATGTAACATTTTTTATCTCTATAAACTTATCTTGCGCTCTTCTATAAAAATACTCTATCTTTTTTCTGCCATAAAGATAATCAGCCGTTAGTGTTTTAGCCTTTTTGAGCTTATCTAGTGTCCCTGCAAAAACAACCTCTCCACCAAATTTTCCTGCACCTGAACCAATATCTACTATAAAATCAGCATTTTCAATAGTCTCTTTATCATGTTCAACAACAATTACGCTGTTTCCCTTCTCTTGAAGACTTCTAAGGGTGCGTATGAGCTTAAGAGTATCTCTCTCATGAAGCCCAATACTTGGCTCATCAAGGACATATAAAACACCAGTTAAACCGCTTCCTATTTGTGAAGCTATACGGATTCTTTGAGCTTCTCCGCCACTTATAGTTCTAGCATCACGCCCTAGAGTTATATAACCAAGCCCAACATCAAACAAAAAGTACAATCTCTCTCTTATCTCATTTAAAATAGGGGCAGAAACTTGTGCACTTTGATCTGTAAAATAGTTAAAATTACTCTTCTCTTTAAACCACTCATAGCTTTTAGAGATTGGCATATCTAAAATATCTGCAATTCCCTTACCAGCAACTCTAACAGAGAGGGATTCTCTTTTTAGTCTATGCGATGAGCAGACACTACACTTCTTCTCGCTCATATAGTCTGCCAACTCTTTTTCATCTTTAAACATGTCGTATGCTATTTTTATGATTCCAGGCCAAACTCGCTTTACTTCATGTCCTTTCCAAAGAAAACTCGCTTCATCTATTCCACCATGTAAAATAGCTTTCTTCTGATACTCCTCTAGCTCTGAATATGGTATGGTTGTATCTATCTTGTTTTGAGCACAAAAACCTTTTAAGAAAGTAAAATAGTAGCCTTTGTTAAAGCCATAAATTATCTTAATGGCACCTTTTTCAACTGAAAGATCAATATCTATAATTTTATCTTGATCAAGTGCATAACGAAGCCCTAAACCATCACACTCCTTACACGCACCCTTTGGAGAGTTAAAAGAGAAAGACAGCGGCTCTAAGGGCTCAAAGCTAACCTTACAATCAAAACATGCATTGTGTTCGCTATAGTGCATATGTGAGCGTCCAAGTCCAAGCTCTTCATGATTTAGTATCTCTATTTCAAGCTCGCCATAGCTCTCCTTTAGAGCTTTTTCAACATCTGCCGCTATTCGTTCTTTATTTTGCTCATTTACTACAACTCTATCTATTACAACTTTTATAGTATGTTTTTTTGTTTTGCTTAACTCTATCTCTTCATCAAGCCTTACCATCACACCATCTATCATAGCACGAACATAACCTTTATGTACAAGAGATTCTAAAACATCAGCGTATGTACCCTTTTTCTCATTTACAATTGGAGCCAAGAGAACAAGCTTTGCACCTTGTGGGAGTTTTGCAACTTCACCTATGATATCTGAAGCACTCATTTGAGAAATCTCTTTGCCACAATTATGGCAGTGTTGAATACCTACACGGGCGTAAAGAAGCCTTAAGTAATCATATATCTCTGTGATTGTTCCAACTGTTGAGCGTGGATTTTTACTTGTAGTTTTCTGATCTATTGCAATAGCTGGAGTAAGCCCTTCTATCTTGTCAACATCAGGTTTTCCAACTCTGTCTAAAAACTGTCTTGCATAAGATGATAAAGACTCCATGTAACGTCTTTGTCCCTCTGCATACAGTGTATCAAACGCTAAAGTCGATTTTCCGCTTCCACTAAGACCTGTAAAGACAACAAGCTGATTTTTTGGAATCTCTAAGGATATATTTTTTAAATTATTCTCTCTTGCACCAACTATTTTTATAACATCTCTATTTTTCATATATTATTAATTCCCTCTAAAAAATATTCTCTGAGCCAGATATAGTACTACTAAAAGGTAAAAGAGCACTAATAGTTTTTTTTGTACCCAAACGTCAACTCTGTCCTTAAGATAGACTCCAATATAAACACCAATCAATGAAGCCAATCCTATTATAATTCCACTAAAAAAATCTATCTCTCTGCTTAGAGAGTGAGATATCAAACCAGCAACAGAAGAGAAAACTACAAAAAAAAGTCCAGCCGATATGGCACGCTTAAGGTCAACATGTAAGAAACCTACCAATATGGGAACTAAAAGTATGCTCCCGCCAACGCCAATTAACATACTAAATGTACCTAAAATGACTCCTATAACAAGCAGAAGCACTCTATTTACACTTCTTGGGGTCTGATTTATGACTGTTTTTGCAAAGAGTCTGTATAGCGCAAAAGAAGCAAATGCCAAGAAGATAATCTCTAAAAATTTATCATTGATACTTGAGACTATAAAACCACTTAAAAATGCACCACAAAATCCACCAATTCCGATGGTAACAACCATGGCAACATCAAGATTTTTATTTTTATTATTTAAATAACTTCCATAAATTGAACTAAAAACCATCTGCACAACTGAAATTCCAATAGCATCTTTTATCTGATAACCTAAAAAAAGAAGCAGAGGAACAAGAATTGTTCCACCTCCAATTCCAAAAAAACCAGATAAAGTACCAACACCAACACCCAACAAGAGTAATTCAACCATTTCTTAAAACTTTTTTTGGAAATTATATCATCTTATCCAAAATCAAAGTTATCTCAACACGCTCAACATAAGGCAGTTTAATTTTACTTTGAGATTCAATCAAGTATAATCATCCCTCTTAAGGGGTATAAAATGTTAAATATAATTCTAGAAGCTTCCCAAAATTTTTGTATCCATCAAATTAGAGAACCACATGTTGTGCTTGACTATACAAATAAAATGAGAACAGTTATTGCTTATGTCGATATAACTATGATTAGCGGGAAAAAGCATAGAGTTTATGTTGGCGCAACACTAGATTTTGCTCAAAGAGTCACAACTACTCTTCTAGAAGAGGACGATAGTGATGAAGAGACTTTGATTGATATGGTGCTAGAACTGACAAATCTAATCGTTGGTAGCGCTAAAGTTATTGCGCAAAATATGCCTGAGTGCTCCTATACAATGGCGACTCCTTGTTTTGAAAAAATTGATACTTTTGACATAAAGCACAATGAAGCAAAAACTATAAAAGTAGGAAATGATGAGATGATTATTGCCATCAAGGAAATTTAATTGAAAAAAAGAAGACATACCTATGGAGCAAAAGAGGAGATTTTTGATTCAGAAAGTGAACTTTCATGGATGGATTACTCTGGTCTTTTAGATATGGAAGTTGAATTCATATCTGATTTAGGTGAAACTGAATTAAGCGTAGGTGAAATATTGCAACTCAAAAAAGGTTCTATAATTGACCTTAAAAAACCAGCTGGAGAGAGCGTTGAAACATACGTAAATGGACGTATTTTAGGTAGAGGAGAAGTTATGGTATATGAAAAAAACCTTGCAATCCGTATCAATGAAGTCTTAGACTCAAGTGCTGTTTTATACCACCTCTCAAAAGAGAAATAATGATTAAATTTTTACTTCTTCTATCACTCCCTTTTTTACTTAGTGCTTCAAAAATATTGAGCTATAACATTTATGACAGAACAGACAGAGTAGATGTTATGATTACTTTTGATACTCCTTACAGTGGTGTCATAAAACAGAACAACAGCAACTCTATAATCACTATAAAACTTGAAGGTTCTTCAATAGAATCATCTAAAATTAAACAACTCTCCTCAAAATATATACGCTCCATCTCTATAACACCAATGAATGAGTACACTCAGATAGTTGCAGAAGTTCCTCCATCAGTAACGCTCCAAGCGTCAAAAACATCTGATTCTTATGGACTTAGACTTCGTTTTACAGCACCTGAAGCTTTAACACAAAACGGTGCTGAACAAAAAGAGATTTCAAAAGATGAGTTTGCGTCTCTTCCAACAAAAAAAGGTGATGACTTATCACAAAGCTATTATATAGTTTTTATAATTCTTGTTGTTGGTATAGCTGTTTTATTTTATATTAAAAAAAGAGTCTCTCTTCCACAAACAAAACAGAAGCAATCACCTTGGCTTTTTCAGCAAAACAGTACTGAAGAGGATAAAAAAGAGGTAACAGTACCAGCAGACTCAGCTAATGTTTCCATTAGGTTTCAAAAAGCATTAAATAGCAGTAACAGTGTAATAATGCTTGATTTTGCAGATCAGAGCTATCTTGTATTGATGGGAAAGAGCAATATACTTTTAGATAAATTTACAGAAAATAAACCATCTTCACAGAGTGAGTTTGAACATATTCTACAAAACAGACATAAAGAGCTTGATAATTTTTTAAACAGTGATGACGACTATAAAGAGTCGTTGAGAATATACAAAGAGAAAGCAGCTTCAATCTCATATGAGGTTTAATCTTCTAGCTGCACCTTAGTATTTAGAAGATTTTTAATTGTAGATAGATTTTCAACACTCAGTTTATATTTCTCATCCATCATCTTGCTTACATGATAAACCTCTGTTATAGTTATACCGTATGGATCTTTTTTCTCTCTAATTACTTTAGAACACTCATCATAAGAGTAGAGATATAAAACTTTGCGAGTCTGCTGTATGTAGTACGTTAGTGTAATCTCATCAGAGTGTTTTTTCTCGATTGCAACAACAACGCTTTGGTTATCTTTAAAACTCTTATCAAGCCCCAACTCATCTCTAAGGAGTGCAGCTTCAATGTAGCCTATATAAAATTTATTATATAAGTCATGATATCTCTGTACTTTTGGACTCATTAAAAAATTCATATCAATAATATATTTCTTATGACTTCTAATCGTCTTTGTAATCCATGAGATTGTATTGTAATATCTAAATGGAAATAGTTTTAACGAGTGAGCCTCAACCATCTTTGGTGATTTAATTCTCTTTTTTGGTTGGAGTCTTTTGCTATCAGTATCTACAATATAGTCAAGCACACTCTTGGCAGAGAACTCATTTGTTAGCCAAACATTACAGTACGATGGCAACTGTCTAACTCCCGAGGCACCATCATTTAAAATAATTAGTGATTTAATCTCATAGTCTGGAAATATAGTCTCTAAGAGTGCTTTTTTCTTTCTAAGTCTTTTTCTAAGTTTTAAGACTGATTTTACAAGTGTCATCTCTACAAAGTATAATTCTCTGTTTTTTGTTATAAACATAGCATCAAATTCGCTAATTTCTCTGCTTTTTGTTCTATAAACAATCTGCTGTTTCTCACTTATTGAGAGGGTATTTGCATGAGATTTTATTTTATCTTGATGAAAACCTTTTAAGATAAATTTTTCTATCTCATCATTTTGTGCAGCATACATAAGAAGCTTTTCATAAATAAAATTCTCAAAAACTTCACCCTCAAAAGAGCGATATGAGCTTAGATAATGTTGATCATCTTGAGCTATTCCGCGTCTTATTAAAGAGAGCAAATACTTTACATTATAGTCATAGTGAAGTAGATTATCTCCTATATCACTCTCATCTAATGTTTTAATTGATTTGCTGATTTTTAACAAACTGTCTCACTATTTTTCAAAAAATTTTCTATCAACTCTCTACACTTATCAGGGTCAGAAATATGGTTAATCCCATCTCGAAGAGCTGAAGCACCACGATAACCCTTTGAGTAAGTGTGCATATGCTTTCTAAACATAATAACACCATGAGCACCATGAAATTCAATCATCTTATCATAATGTTCTAATATTATGGCATGTTTGATATTCTCATCAATATCTTTAGTGCCATATTTCAACTGATGAAAAATCCACGGAGCACCAACTGCACCCCTGCCTATCATTACACCATCAGCGCCTGTGTGCTCTAAAACCCACTCTGCTTTCTCATAAGAGTCTATATCTCCATTAGCAATTACTGGAATATTAATTGCCTCTTTTATCTCTCTTATTGCATCATAATCAACTGGCGCTTTAAATTTTCCAGCGCGCGTTCTTCCATGAACAGCTATAAAATCAGCACCACTATCTTCAACCATTTTTGCTATATCGACATGATTCTTTTTCTCAAATCCAAGTCTTATTTTAACGCTTGTGAGGTTTTTATTTGAAGTATTTTTAATTGTTCTTATAATCTCGCCCATAAGAGGTAGGTTTAAAAGCAGAGAGCTTCCGCTTCCATGTCCTACAATTTTAGGAACAGGGCATCCACAGTTTAAATCGATAATATCTATTCCATCTTGCTCATTTAGTATCTCAACAGCTCTTCTAATAACATTAACCTCTGCTCCAGCAATTTGAACA
Proteins encoded:
- the uvrA gene encoding excinuclease ABC subunit UvrA — protein: MKNRDVIKIVGARENNLKNISLEIPKNQLVVFTGLSGSGKSTLAFDTLYAEGQRRYMESLSSYARQFLDRVGKPDVDKIEGLTPAIAIDQKTTSKNPRSTVGTITEIYDYLRLLYARVGIQHCHNCGKEISQMSASDIIGEVAKLPQGAKLVLLAPIVNEKKGTYADVLESLVHKGYVRAMIDGVMVRLDEEIELSKTKKHTIKVVIDRVVVNEQNKERIAADVEKALKESYGELEIEILNHEELGLGRSHMHYSEHNACFDCKVSFEPLEPLSFSFNSPKGACKECDGLGLRYALDQDKIIDIDLSVEKGAIKIIYGFNKGYYFTFLKGFCAQNKIDTTIPYSELEEYQKKAILHGGIDEASFLWKGHEVKRVWPGIIKIAYDMFKDEKELADYMSEKKCSVCSSHRLKRESLSVRVAGKGIADILDMPISKSYEWFKEKSNFNYFTDQSAQVSAPILNEIRERLYFLFDVGLGYITLGRDARTISGGEAQRIRIASQIGSGLTGVLYVLDEPSIGLHERDTLKLIRTLRSLQEKGNSVIVVEHDKETIENADFIVDIGSGAGKFGGEVVFAGTLDKLKKAKTLTADYLYGRKKIEYFYRRAQDKFIEIKNVTLNNINNLNVKIPLNNFVCITGVSGSGKSSLMLQTLLPTARELLNHARKVNKVAGVEINGLEHVDKVIYLDQSPIGRTPRSNPATYTGLMDEIRNLFEQTKEAQIRGYTSSRFSFNVRGGRCEKCQGEGENKIEMHFLPDIMVKCDTCNGTRYNQQTLEVYYKGKNISDVLNMSVEEAYEFFKAIPKLNQILSTLVDVGLGYITLGQNAVTLSGGEAQRIKLSKELSRKDTGKTLYILDEPTTGLHFADVDRLTGVLHKFVELGNSVLIIEHNLDMIKNADYIIDMGPEGGSGGGLIIAEGNPEEVAKNHKKSGSYTGEYLAKELLLHK
- the dusB gene encoding tRNA dihydrouridine synthase DusB — protein: MTLKKLTFDKPVYVLAPLAGYTDLPFRSVVKKFGADLTVSEMLSSNALVHGSSKTLGMIEKSPNEDPYSVQIAGAEVNVIRRAVEILNEQDGIDIIDLNCGCPVPKIVGHGSGSSLLLNLPLMGEIIRTIKNTSNKNLTSVKIRLGFEKKNHVDIAKMVEDSGADFIAVHGRTRAGKFKAPVDYDAIREIKEAINIPVIANGDIDSYEKAEWVLEHTGADGVMIGRGAVGAPWIFHQLKYGTKDIDENIKHAIILEHYDKMIEFHGAHGVIMFRKHMHTYSKGYRGASALRDGINHISDPDKCRELIENFLKNSETVC
- a CDS encoding chemotaxis protein CheX gives rise to the protein MLNIILEASQNFCIHQIREPHVVLDYTNKMRTVIAYVDITMISGKKHRVYVGATLDFAQRVTTTLLEEDDSDEETLIDMVLELTNLIVGSAKVIAQNMPECSYTMATPCFEKIDTFDIKHNEAKTIKVGNDEMIIAIKEI
- the mnmH gene encoding tRNA 2-selenouridine(34) synthase MnmH, producing the protein MTLLFDDFKSIVLNKTPLLDVRAPVEFKKGAFLNAVNLPIMNDEERHKIGICYKNEGNAKAVELGHSMVSGDIKEERIKAWIAFMDANPNALLYCFRGGQRSKISQEWLHVRGKEILRLKGGYKAFRTYLINKLSESTQHFKPIILGGRTGSGKTIVLEKMKNSIDLEGLANHRGSSFGSKLNAQPMQIDFENNLAYELIQKIEDGFKTLVFEDEGKHIGNAFMPENLISTAINAPLIILETQIDKRVEITLNEYVVQAQEAYLEAGFDFVLEEWSQSIQNAMKRIVRRLGNEKYTKVTAIFESALDEQKKSGSYDGYKEWAKFLLEEYYDPMYDYQIQKRSHMVAFRGDAQEVQNYIERLSDI
- the selD gene encoding selenide, water dikinase SelD translates to MVEEIKLTEYSHGAGCGCKISPMLLDEILKTDISSTLYPQLLVGNEHKDDAAAYDLGNGTSVLSTTDFFMPIVDDAFTFGRIAATNALSDIYAMGGKPLMAISIFGWPIEKLSSEVARQVIDGGRAACEDAGIPLAGGHSIDSPEPIFGLAVTGIVDNKNLMKNSSATDDCYIFITKSIGIGILTTAQKQKKIEDGDIDVAIEAMATLNRAGAIFATLDSVLTMTDVTGFGLLGHLSEVCEASGISANIWFEKVPLLQNVEKYRAQGCIPGGSRKNFMSYGHKISQISDRQREILCDAQTSGGLLVFVKKSGLDEFYKSAKEFGLNLEPIGETTPRRKHVIEVL
- the fliN gene encoding flagellar motor switch protein FliN, which gives rise to MKKRRHTYGAKEEIFDSESELSWMDYSGLLDMEVEFISDLGETELSVGEILQLKKGSIIDLKKPAGESVETYVNGRILGRGEVMVYEKNLAIRINEVLDSSAVLYHLSKEK
- a CDS encoding sulfite exporter TauE/SafE family protein; the encoded protein is MVELLLLGVGVGTLSGFFGIGGGTILVPLLLFLGYQIKDAIGISVVQMVFSSIYGSYLNNKNKNLDVAMVVTIGIGGFCGAFLSGFIVSSINDKFLEIIFLAFASFALYRLFAKTVINQTPRSVNRVLLLVIGVILGTFSMLIGVGGSILLVPILVGFLHVDLKRAISAGLFFVVFSSVAGLISHSLSREIDFFSGIIIGLASLIGVYIGVYLKDRVDVWVQKKLLVLFYLLVVLYLAQRIFFRGN